Genomic DNA from Methanosarcina sp. MTP4:
AAAGTCTTCTCCCCGTCGCTTGAACTTTCCCATGGCCGTTTGTATATGCCTTTTATCTCCTGGCTGCCCGTCTCTCCGGCTTCGATTACCCATGAATGGATTCCGCCAGCACCTGCCTCACCTTCATGATCCGGATCCGTGGAATATTCGTCGCTGAGAATGCTGAGGCCGTCGCTCAGGTCAAGTTTCCAGGAATAGCCTGTTGAAGGGTTTCCCTTGAGGCTAAGGGTGAAATTCTCTCCTTTTTCGAGAGTTAAAGTTTTTCCGTTGTCAGCTTCGGTTAATACCTGGCCTTTTTCTATGGGCTCGCTATTTTCGGTACAGCCAGCTGTAAAGAGAAAGGCAGCAGCGATAAGGAGTACTGCTGTGGCTTTTAATATTTTCTTCATAATATCCCCTCAAAAATTCTTTTCCTCTACGTTAAAATAAACATTTATTTTATTGCTTATTGATGCTACTGACTATTGACACTACCGATGCTATTGATCTTTCAATATTTACCTTCGAGAATAAGCCCCGGATAAACAATTGGTCCCGGTATTCCTCAGTT
This window encodes:
- a CDS encoding protease inhibitor I42 family protein, coding for MKKILKATAVLLIAAAFLFTAGCTENSEPIEKGQVLTEADNGKTLTLEKGENFTLSLKGNPSTGYSWKLDLSDGLSILSDEYSTDPDHEGEAGAGGIHSWVIEAGETGSQEIKGIYKRPWESSSDGEKTFKLTVEVV